GCGCAGCCAATCCGCATTCCGTAATATCGCATGTTGTAACCTGAACATAAGCAAACACAATCAGATTTGCTATTTTCTTTTAAATTCTGCAATGATGCGTTGAGGGTATTCCGAATTCGATATTTCCTTAAGATTTAATTGCAAGGAAGCTAGCGTACATTAGAAAAAGGATTTATTAGGATTCACTTTTCGTATATGTAAGTATAGTATACCAAGTAACAATCCCCAACTTCACAGTGGACTACGGCGAGGTCGCGACCACCGGCTCATGTgttgcaggttcaacaatctttcatACATGTATCAACTTTTTTAGATCTAAGTTATCTGTATGTGTGTAAATAGATAGCCGCAAATTCAACTGATTGTCGGATTTCGAATTATCAAACAAAAGAGGTCAGCGGGGGAGGGATAATGCAATATTTTCTTAAGAAGAAACGTCAGGGAACAACACCTGCGGAGCTGGGGCTGGAACGCGGGTCGCGGGCAGCGCGCAGCCAATCCGCATTCCGTAATATCGCATGTTGTAACCTGAACATAAGCAAACACAATCAGATTTGCTATTTTCTTTTAAATTCTGCAATGATGCGTTGAGGGTATTCCGAATTCGATATTTCCTTAAGATTTAATTGCAAGGAAGCTAGCGTACATTAAAAAAAAGGATTTATTAGGATTCACTTTTCGTATATGTAAGTATAGTATACCAAGTAACAATCCCCAACTTCACAGTGAACTACGGCGAGGTCGCGACCACCGGCCGCCGGGAGTAAGGTCCCTCTTATTTTATTCATAGCTTATGTTTTACAAGAGGTGCTGCTGAAACTCCATGCCCGTACCAGACATGTGTGTCAAATAGATTTCGAATGCCTCGCTGTTATACCGTTCTGAAGAATTAATATACACTCTTGGGGGACCTTGGTTATTTGGTGTACTTCTTTCATGTCTTCTTATTTTGTTACCTACTGTTCTAATGGTTGCTCAGATGAAATTTGTTGGCTCTGCCAAGTTACCCGGGCCTGCACCAACTAAACAAAGGAGGCATATTAGCCACTACTCGGATTTTCTTGGAATTACTAAATGAGGTACTTCATGATTTTGCTGCTCCAACTAATATTTAATTGAAGTACCATATGAAGGTTGATTATTTTTGAGAAACCCACACGCTGAATAAAATTGGGTATCTTGCTATTGATATAGGTCTTGGAAACTAATAGAATTGAAGAATCACATGGTCATGTACACAAGCTATTTTTAATAGTCCCAAACACCTTTCGTTAATCTTGGCATCTCCAACAGACCCCACCGGAAGAGATTGTGGAAGCATGCTTGTCTAATTTCTCCGTACAGACAAGGCAATGGGTATCAAATGAGTCTTTGCTGCCTTGTTGGCAGATGCATgagtacatgtgtgttgtgttgtAGTTAATTCAAATCGTTTTAAATTTATTGGTTCAAGTGTTGAATTAATGTTTTCCTTAGGATGAACCACTTACTAACCACATTTTTGCCACACTTGATAATTCCTTCTAGCCTCCCAACACGTGTTATCCATATTTGACAAAAGCTATAGAAACATAAGAAGAATGTTGCTATGCTAGATCTTGCGTTTTTTTTCCTTTCAAACTATAGATACAACCTCCAGTAGTGCATCATAGGGGACTAAATTCACAATCCTTTGTATAGTTCGGGTATTATAATTAATATTTGGTATATTTTTTTTTGGCTTGAGTAAAACTTTCACTTATTTATAATTCTTTGCATTTCCCTTCTTCAGGAATCCAAATTTTGTTGGTACATCTAAATAGACAAGAGCTACACTCGCTGCGAGCAAGTTTTAGCATGGCTACACTTTCTGAAAAATATTTACTTTGCGGCGGCATTGTACTCTTTAGTCTTTTAGCATGGCTACACTTGATGTGAGCCCATGCTTTTAAACCCCAAGTTATCACCTACCAGGAATTGTATGTTACATGCACCGTATATTGTTTAACATTCTCTAGAAATGTTAGTCAGTCAAATTGAGTGACCTGATAATGACGTATAATCTTTGGAAGAAAAGGATTTTGTCATTCTGATTTTAATAGTATACATCTTGTCAATGCCACTTTCTGAATATGCATGAGCTCTAGTTATGAATGAAGCCTCGCCAACATATGTTAGTAGCAACTAGCAGCGCACGGGGTAGAATGTTAAATTTTTAGAATATCAAGTGTTTTCTTTCTGATAGATGTGAATTTTTACATCTATTTCATTGATATATATTATAATAAAAAATagaagccgtagcaacgcacgggcattcaactagtttgaATAGTTTAGTACCCTTCTCTTATGTTCAGTAAAATGGTTACCTTCACGTTTCAAGAAACAACTATGAGAGGATATTACCTTACATATAGTCTTGAGACGTCTTTACATTTCAGTTCGGAACTCACAAGGCTTTTGCATATGCTAAACTTAATGTCTTAATGTCCATGACTACTGTCTAAAGATGAGCATGCCACAGGTTTTTACCTCACGAGGTGTTGGCTGACGCTGCATCAGAGGAGGTGTTGGCTGACGCTGCACCAGAGGAGGTGGATGCTGCCAAGATGCACCAATAGGCAGCCCCAGGGTAGGGGTAGGCTGTTGCCACTGCTGTTGGTAGTTGCCATAGCATGTGTATGCGCCATAGGCAAATGAGTTAGGAGCAGAAAGTTGCTGTGACTCATACCCAAGgtagctgcctccattgaaattgTTGAAGCATGCCATGGGTGCCTGATATCATAGGCAAAAGCTTATAGTAAGATGACGGGAAAACTGAAACCTGGTCAACACTTCAAAAGTAGCACATCACAGCATAGCAGAAATAGATAATTTCATCTTCGTTACTTACAATGATCTCAAATAATAAATTTATTACTATAACAGTTTAGTTGCTTCTACACATATTTTAAAACTTGGTGGCCATAGCTTTTTCTTTTACTCTTCTACTTTCAAAGCACAATGCAACAATGCACAGAACATTTCAACTTGGATGCATCCGCCATGACAGCACATGCGAGAGAATTAGTACTAGGGATATGTATCTTGCGAGAAGTGGAGATTGTCCATTCTAGAGCTACAGGTCAACAAAGGATATAGCAGAACATCACCAATGTTTTTACCTCATGAGTTCCAAATGCACTGTTGGACGTTAATTGCTGTTGTGGTGGTAGCCACAGTGGCTGGTAGTTGTGTCGACCATGTACATGGCCCAACGATGCATACCCAGGGCCACAGGGTACATCTTGCTTGTTGAAGCATTTCTGCGGTGGCTGGAATGGTACATTCTAATTAATCTTCCTCAGCAATAATGGGGAAATGGGTAGAAAACAGGGCATGTGGAATTCATCATACCAGATTGTTTACAACAGCATGGACCTGGGAAGAAATATGATCATTCTGTATAACACTCTCAGGTGGATTTCGTTCACGCTTCATTTTCTCAGCCAATGCAGATACCCTAAGAAACAGAAAGCCTATTAAACAAAAGATCTCAATATGGCAACATCAGGTAAAACTAATTAGCAAATAGCTATCAAATTATAGAATGAATTGATTTTAAATCGGAGCATATAGAAGAAGAGAGTTTCCGTGGAGAAAAAGAAACTTGCCTTTGGAATAAGCTCCTTGGTGAGATCGGTTCCTGCGAACCACTAACTTTGGTGTCGACTGGCTTGTCTGCAGAGCTGCTAGCCTTTCTGTTCTTGCGAAAGGCTGAGACTTGAATGCCTACAAAAACCACTAAATTTATAACCAACACCAATCCCGACTTTTTTAGGGAACCAGCAAATAAGCACACAAACAAATATGGAGGCAGCATCAAATGGGTCCAAACACACAAACAGACAAAGCAGTGACAAGAAGATAACTAATAAGAACATAAGGATTGTGAGACTAAGAAGCATTGCATAGGCATGAAAACAATAAGAGCGGGTACCTGGAGTAATATCCATATGGCTGGACAATGTACATGCACGGAAAGGATGTTCAGGGTCAAACCTATGGTTGTAATACCAATAATCCGGAAGATAAAACTTTGAAATTGCTTTTAGTTGCTTGTTTCCTATGTCAAGAGCAGCCACCCATCCATCCTGATGACTGGGTTCCATCAGAGATTTGAGATAAAGAATATCGTGGCCATCATCAGCAAGGCTCAggatggggaaaactgagtagaggTCACGGAACGTCACCAACTGTTGGGTCTCCTTTATGAATGCGAACAACTGTTCACTCTCCTTTATGTCAGCAACATGAGCAACGCATGTCTGGCGCCAAAAGTTAGCAGATGATGGCGAAACTTTCCGACTCCATGTCACAGCCCTCCAGGCATCCCTAAAGGAAGACAGCTGCTGGTTGGCATTCCTATCCACGGCTTTGCGCTTAAGCCTCGTGATCAAGTCCGAATCAGAGATGATATTATCCTTGTTTTCAGGAGGATTAGGATTCTCCATCTCAATAAGCTTGAGCACGCCATTGACACATGTGAGATCCCGAAACCAGCTTGCTGAGCGAGATGGTTCCTCAGCTAAAGGGTGTTTCTTCATCTTTTTGGTGGGGGGAATGGGATATTTTTCTTTGTACCTGTTTCCAGGCAACGGCTCAGGCATCGGGATGAAGAAGCttacaccaccatcaccaccaccaccaccaccagtggGATCGGGATCTTGAAGACGAAGCAAGTCGCACGCCAGCAGGCCTTGTGACAAATCAACCCACCCTAGCAAGCCACCTTGTCCAAGCGTGATCACCTTGTCGGGTACAACCCTGTCGACCCCAGGACATGGATTCTGCAGTGCCCTAGTGCTCCATGATTTTGTCTCGGACGAATAGATTCGAAGCTGATAGTCGTCCGACGATGGTGCATCACGGAGAGCGGCCAGGAGATAGTGGCCGCCGGCCATGTGGCCGAGGATGCCAAACTCCCTGACCCCGCGCAGATCATCATCATCAGAACCTggcactttgggagaaggaatccGCTCGAGCGACGCTGGGGCGTCACCGGCGGCCTTGTACAGAAAATATTCGCGGCTGCCGGCGCCGGCGTAGAATCCAACGCGAAGCAGGACGAAAGGGCCGTCCGCGCCGACCAACTGTGGCCAAATTAAGAAATCGGGGTCCGTCATGTATCGCGAACCAGGGGGCTTGGAGCAGTGGATGGAGAAGAGTGACAATTGGGGTGGGTCGGCAATCCAGAAGGAGACCGCCATGGTATAGCCATCTTTGGATTTGGCTGTGGCCGTGGTATCGTTGGTGCTGTCGGTGAAGCGTGGTTTCCGGGCAAGGAGAATCGAGGCCAGCCGACCTTGATTGGGGGCGTTGGCGGCGGCGTCGACCATCGAATTTGGGGATTAGGTCTGAATCTCTGGTTGACAAAAGAGTCAGGAGATTTTCTTTAAGGAAAGAATCAGGAGATTAACAATAAAAATCGGATCGGAGGCAATCGAGGGGTGAAGGGGGTTGAGGAAAGGATACAGTTTGGGGAATTAGGGTTAACTTCTCTCCTTTCGCGACCCCTGTCTCTCTCTTTCTGACGACCTCTCCGGCTCTTTCCTGGGTGCTCCTTTATATCGCTTTAAGCGGGAGCAAGCGTGGCTCCGCTTAAAGGAATCCGAGCTGGGCCAGGCCCATTTATTCTGCTGGTGTTCTTCTCTCTTTCTATTTTCGTGAGTGACAgcataagggtgtgtttggttgagcTGTGGATTCTGAAAAAGCTGCTGTGAACTGTGAACTGTGAAAAAGCTACTGTGAATTGTCAACTGTGGATTATCTGGAAGTTGTTTTTGGAAGTTGTTTGGTTGTAGCAACTGTGAACTGTGGGTTTGGTTAGAAATGTCTGTAGTGCCCCTGAGACATGGAGAGACTGTATATGCGAATTGATCGGAAAACATCGATATGTGCACTAATTGATATGTAAATCACCATTTCGGGAGAATATTTGTATTTTTTCATAATGATCCATACATATAGATAAAATGAATATAAAGTAATGTCCTCAAATAGTTCGAAAATAATAATGTTCACCATCAACATAGATATTCTATTCCTCTCTCGCCATAAGCAAAGCATCGGCGATCCTACTTCGAATGTCGTTCATGGATTCCTCATTATCCACCCCAGGCTGGTCATCCCCTTGTGTTTGTGGTGCTGCACGTGCTGCTCCAGGTAGATAATCCTCATCTTCATCACACTTATCAAACTCCCGATCACGCAATTTGCTATCACGAATAAAATTGTGCAATGCCATGCAAGCAAGAATGATATGCTTCTGTGTACGAGGTGAGAAACTTGGCATTGCCTTCAATATACGCCACTTTTGCTTTAAAACTCCAAATGCACGCTCAATTACATTGCGAAGAGACGAATGGAAGAAATTAAATATCTCATATTTCCCTTGCAGTGCACGCCCACGGCGAAGACGAAACTCTGGTAGATGGTATGTACTCCCTTTGAAAGGAGCAAGATACCCAATTCGGTTTGGATAACCCGAGTCAACAAGGTAGTATTTTCCTGAAATTAAACATGAAGTGAGCATAGGAAAATAACAATAATAACCTTTTAGAATGCATGATAAAGTTTTACCTTTAGGAGGTACAGGAAATGAAGGAAAATTTGCTAATGCATGATGTAGGATTCTTGTGTCATGTGCAGAGCCAGGCCAACCAGCAACAACAAAGGTAAACCTCATGTCAAAGTCACATATGGCAAGTACATTTTGAGATGTATAACCATGGCGACATGTGTGGTTAACCACATCCTCTGCAGGAACTGAACATGGTACATGTGATCCATCAATAGCACCAATAGCGCCTTTGAAGTGAGGCCAAAAACGATCTTCCTTAACCTTTTCATGCTCTGTACTGAAAGTAGGATCTCTTGGTTTGATGTTGTCTCTCGCTAACTTGCGCAAACAATACAATACTTCCTTAAACTTTGTGTGAACCGTCCATAGGGACCTTGTAAATTGGTTTTCAGCTTGTGCAAATGCCTGAGGGCCTCCAACAATCCATAAGAACATGGCTAGTGACTCGACCGATGACACATTGTTAGTTGATTTCAATCCATAGGTAGAGACAAGCAAATCATGTAGTGTCGTAAACACTTCCGGAGTCATGCGGAACATCTTGTAAAAATATCTAGGACGACCAAAACATCTCATGACCCATTGAAGCCCCGTTTCAGGAGTCTCTCTATACGAGTCTTTGTGCAAATAACGCTCGGTATAAAGGTTACCCATGTTCCCAAGGATGGCAGCCTGCTGCGCAAGCTCGCCGAGCTCAGCTAGAAGTCCAAGTCCCTCTAGTGCTTGTTTTCCCAGACCTTCCATGCTTGAGTCCATCTACACACATATAAATATGTCCCGTTAAAAATAATGGCAGCAAATGTAATGAAAATATCATGCTCAAATCACTATCATGGTACACACGTCAAGACATCGTTCTTGTACTAATTCTATACAGGTCTATAACACATTGTTCTTCTAGTAATTTTATACATGTTTACAGCAAATGTTCTTGTACAGATTAATATCAGcaaaagcaatagaaaataaGACCGAAGCAATAGAAATCAATATCAGCAGAAGCAAGAGAATTAACATCACACCTTCTTTCTATCAATTTTACACAGGTTTGAACATACGTATTGATTGAGACAGAGGGGATAATCAATGGGATATTTGCAGGTAGataatcttcatcttcatcaaacACATGTAAATACAAGTTTACAACAAATGGTTATTTCAGCCAAGAACAGAGTAACAATCATGTACTGTATATGCTTTATACTGATTATTTtatacagctttacaatatacggTTGCTTCAACCAAAAACAGAGGGGAACAATTATTTCTGTTGCCTCACAGCTCATCGAACAAACAGAGAAAATAGAGATGGTTTCTGTTGCCTATAAGTTGATTTATATAGATGATCAATGACTGAAACAATTACAGGTCACAGGTCGTGTACAAGACGGACACAATTAGGATCCAAACTATCTCTATCGAACCGAGGCGGAGGAATAGCGGTGAAGGCGGCGGACGGAAGACCGGATCCCCGCCGGCTGCCGGCTGAGGGGCGGCGGCGCAGGGGCGGTGCAACCCTAGCGCCCTGTCTATTTCTCTGTGGTGACGAGCTAGACGGGCAGAGATGCCTTGGCTTCGATCTGTTTTGGAGGAGATGGAGCGAACCGGTATGACTTACGTAGTGGCAGTGGGTAAATTTTTCGTCCAAGTTGGGAAGCTACCGCGATAGAAGCTAGTCTAGGGTCGCTGCGACTAGCTGCTCAATTTACACGTACCAGAAGTTGCACAATTGTTCCGGTTTTCAAAATATCTACAAATTCAAAACGAAACAAAATTGGAAATCTATACCAATTCAAAACGAAAATTCAAATTCGAACAATTTTCAaaattgaacaattttcaaaaacgaacaattttaaaaattgaacaattttcaaaaacGAACAATTTTCAAAATCGAACAATTTTCAACATTAAAAAagttcaaattaaaaaatgttcaaaatataaaaaaattccAAAATTGAAACATGTTTAAGATTAAAAAATTattcaaatttcaaaaaatatcaaATCTGAAAATAGTTCAAACTCAAAATATGTTcagatttaaaaatgttcaaaatttaaAACGTTCAAActtcaaaattgttcaaatctgaaaaGTTTCAAATTTAAAAAGTGCGAACTTaaaaaattttaaatttgaaaagtTCAGAAAAAACCGATCGGtaaaaccaagaaaaacgggAGGAAAAATCCAGAGAACcagagaaaaaaacaaaaaaaaaacgagAAAACTGAAGAAAAATACCCTGCCCgtgctaatgggccggcccaggccGATCCCGCTCTGAGCGGAGCGCGAGATAACGTGTGCCTGGGCCTATGCTTCGGCCCAGCAATTTATTCAGCTCATGTGCGTGTGCCTGGGCCTATGCTTGAACAAGCAAAGGCTCTAGAGGCATCAAATTTATTCAGCTCATGACAGCGTGTGGGGTCTGgatgctaagagcatctccactagtTTGGTCTCCCCACGGTAAAATCCGAACGAAACAATCGCCGGATTGAACGAAATAAAGTCGTGGGGAGAAACATATTTCCAGTTATCCACCCGGAGTTCGCCGGACATAGTCGAAATTCAAACAAATCGTCGTCCCGCTACAaatacggccagttgatcggcaaaaggatcagccacagatcggcgatcggaggaaAATTACATTGAAACAGGGGCGTCGGCAGTCCCGCCTGGCAAGGCGGTGTCCGACAAcccagtttcctcacacgccgtggtCGAAGCGGCGGCCGACGTCGCAGCGGCGGTAGTCGACGTCGTAGCGGCGGCAGTCGACGTCGTAGACGGTGCGGaagacgaggtaggagccggaGACAACGAAGAACTGGCCGGAGTGGGTCGGAGGATGTCGGTGTGATGGCCCTCGTACCaaatcctcgtctcctcgtccatcaggtCCGTGTTGCCGCCCATCAGaaacgccaagtctgtgttcctcttcttcgtcgtcgccgtcgtcttcagcagggcgatccgggcGCCTTGGTTGGTGAGCATCTCCATCCACCTGTCGTCAAACTTGTCGTCCCTCCCGGCGGCGTGCGTCCTCGCGTCGGTCCAGCACTTGTCGAACGACGCCTGTAGCCTCTCAGCGGGATGGCCCATCTTTTTGAGgtctttgagcttcttctggccgagttccCGGCGGCCATCCGACGAGCCAGgcgccggagcgtcggggttgtactgttTGTTCTTGCTCTTGGCGAGGTTCTTGCGGGTTTCCGCCCACTTCTCGCACTTCTCGATGCGGGAGAAGAAGTTCAGGAACTTGAACGTCAAGCCGGTGTCGTCCTGGTACATGTCGAAAGCACGGCGCATCTGGGGAAAAAGAGGACGGCGAGACGGGTCAGCTCATGACGATCACTACATAGGCAGACACGGTGGGGACAGCTAACCTTTTGTTCGAAGTCGGCGCCGCTCTCTAGGCGAGCATCGATCTCCTCCTGTATGTCGTGTCATTTGCTGCACGTCGTCTgtatgatcccccaatgggtgcccatggccttgtctccccggtccatgatcgtcttgttgaagtagggatctgaaaggatcgtatgccgcacctagaggggggtgaataggtgctaaccaatttttagttctttttcaatttaggcttgacaccaaggtaaattctctagatatgcaactatgtgaatttatctatatgacaaggttaacaactaagcaagatatagctacgcaatatatatgagatagaataggatagaggtaaccgagagtggagcacgcggagacacggagttgattcccgtagttcccttcctttgcaaaagGTACGTCTacatttggaggagtgtggttgctacgaaagccaaaccaacaccacgaaggcttcactcaggtctcctgtgagcaacgccacgaaggcctagcacaCTTCCACTAAGGAATTTCCTCAAGgcagaaaccgggcctttacaaggttcttggggcacacatccacaaccaaattggaggctcccaaatctgtaacaacacaataatcaacaagaatacatcaacaacaaacaactagggatccaaagaggaacactagcaagggggccctcaacaaaatgagggggaaatgcaaatcgctttggtgaagatgtagatcggggtcttctccttcgattctccaaagcacaagggatttgggtggttgaggg
This Lolium perenne isolate Kyuss_39 chromosome 1, Kyuss_2.0, whole genome shotgun sequence DNA region includes the following protein-coding sequences:
- the LOC127312872 gene encoding uncharacterized protein, coding for MVDAAANAPNQGRLASILLARKPRFTDSTNDTTATAKSKDGYTMAVSFWIADPPQLSLFSIHCSKPPGSRYMTDPDFLIWPQLVGADGPFVLLRVGFYAGAGSREYFLYKAAGDAPASLERIPSPKVPGSDDDDLRGVREFGILGHMAGGHYLLAALRDAPSSDDYQLRIYSSETKSWSTRALQNPCPGVDRVVPDKVITLGQGGLLGWVDLSQGLLACDLLRLQDPDPTGGGGGGDGGVSFFIPMPEPLPGNRYKEKYPIPPTKKMKKHPLAEEPSRSASWFRDLTCVNGVLKLIEMENPNPPENKDNIISDSDLITRLKRKAVDRNANQQLSSFRDAWRAVTWSRKVSPSSANFWRQTCVAHVADIKESEQLFAFIKETQQLVTFRDLYSVFPILSLADDGHDILYLKSLMEPSHQDGWVAALDIGNKQLKAISKFYLPDYWYYNHRFDPEHPFRACTLSSHMDITPGIQVSAFRKNRKASSSADKPVDTKVSGSQEPISPRSLFQRVSALAEKMKRERNPPESVIQNDHISSQVHAVVNNLPPQKCFNKQDVPCGPGYASLGHVHGRHNYQPLWLPPQQQLTSNSAFGTHEAPMACFNNFNGGSYLGYESQQLSAPNSFAYGAYTCYGNYQQQWQQPTPTLGLPIGASWQHPPPLVQRQPTPPLMQRQPTPRE
- the LOC127304266 gene encoding uncharacterized protein, which translates into the protein MDSSMEGLGKQALEGLGLLAELGELAQQAAILGNMGNLYTERYLHKDSYRETPETGLQWVMRCFGRPRYFYKMFRMTPEVFTTLHDLLVSTYGLKSTNNVSSVESLAMFLWIVGGPQAFAQAENQFTRSLWTVHTKFKEVLYCLRKLARDNIKPRDPTFSTEHEKVKEDRFWPHFKGAIGAIDGSHVPCSVPAEDVVNHTCRHGYTSQNVLAICDFDMRFTFVVAGWPGSAHDTRILHHALANFPSFPVPPKGKYYLVDSGYPNRIGYLAPFKGSTYHLPEFRLRRGRALQGKYEIFNFFHSSLRNVIERAFGVLKQKWRILKAMPSFSPRTQKHIILACMALHNFIRDSKLRDREFDKCDEDEDYLPGAARAAPQTQGDDQPGVDNEESMNDIRSRIADALLMAREE